A window of Pirellulales bacterium genomic DNA:
ACTTGCGAATCCGCCGGATGATCACCTTCCACAGCCGGACGAGATAAGCCAGATCGCGCGAGATTTCCTTCTTGGTCCGATCGATGCCGGCGGTGCGGACGATGAACCCCAGCCCCTTGGGCGGATGCAGCTCGAGCATCACGTCGCGCAACTTGCGGCGGACCTCGTCGTCTTCGATCTTGCGCGAGACGCCGACCCGCCCAAGCGCCGGCATGAGCACCAGATAACGGCCGGGAATGCTGATATAGGTCGAGAGCGTGGGCCCTTTGGTGCCGATCCCCTCCTTGATCACCTGGACGAGCAACTCGTCGCCGCGGCGGAGGATATCTTGAATGGGCGGCTTCACGCGCGGGCGAGCGCCGGGGCGCGTGCGGCGGCGCGGGGGGCCGCGGCCCGAATCGTCGACCTCGGGATCGTCGTCCTCGGCGGCCTCATCGTCGCCGCGCTCGTCGCGCCGCGGCGGGCGGCCGCCTTGCTCGATCGGTTTGTCGGGATCGTAACCCCCTTGGCGGAAGTACTGGGATTCGATGTCGCTGATGTGCAGGAACCCATTGCGGCCGACGCCGAAATCGACGAAGGCGGCCTGGATGCTGGGTTCGATATTGACGACCTTTCCCTTGTAAATGTTCCCCACGTAATTGTCTTGGCTGGTCCGCTCGATATAGAGTTCCTCGAGCACTCCGTCTTCAACGATCGCGATGCGGCATTCTTCCGGCTGCGATACGTTGATTAACATCTCCTGCTTCATGACCAAAGCCTTCTGTTCTGGTTTATGGCGAGTTTCGGTTAACAAATTTCCACTTCAGTTCTCGTGAGAGGACAGCCTTCCAATTCCAAATCCTCGAGGCCCACCGCGGCGAGCACCTCGCGCGGCCGGGCGCTTCCCTCGCGATCGACGCGCAATCGCATTTTGAGCGTGCCGTCGACGAGCGACAGTTCTTCCACGAGCGGTCGCAAGTCGAGCGGCGCGGAACGGCCTGCGCGCCCGATCTCGCACGATGCCATCGAGAGAAATGCCGCGATCCGCTCGGCCGCCGCGGCGCGCCGCGGCTCGGGCACCTGCGCCTCGAACGCGACACGCACGGCCTGGGCCTTCTTGCTCCCGGGCGGCATCACCTCGACGTGAGTCACCTCCAACCCCGGCGGCGCATGGGCGGCAATCGCGTCTTGCAGCCGCTCGGCTGCCCACGCCTCCGACAGCTCCACCTCCAGCATCTCGTCGTCTCCGGCAATCCCGACCGCCAGTGCCGAAGGGAAGTTCATTCTGGGCTTCGGATGAAACCCTTCGGTCATCCCCAGCGGCACGGCCGCGCGGCGGAACAGCCGCTCCCAGGTCCGCATCAAATCGCGATGGCTCAACCACCGCAAGTCGCCCTGCTTGGTGAAGCGGATGCGGACTCGCTGGCGGATGAGTACGGGACTCGGGGCTCGGGATTCGGGATTCGAGGGCGCGCAAGCGGAGGCTGATTGGCTGCGCAGGTCGGTGTTCGTCATTTGGGTTTCGTCGGTTGGCATTCAGAATCCCTCACGCTGCCGCATCGGGGACGGCCTTTTTCAATTCTTCGCGCAAGTAGCTTTTGATCGTGCGAGCGCTTTCCATCGACATCGCGCGCTCGGCGATTTGCCGGCATTGGTCGACGTTCACCTTACGGCAGACCTGCTTGATTTCCGGAATCGCGGCCGGGGCGACACTGAATTGCCGCAGCCCCAGGCCAATCAGCAATTGCGTGTACGTCGTGCTGCCGCTCATCTGCCCGCACATGTTGGCGGCGATTTTGGCCTGGTCCGCCGCTTTGATCGACATCGCGATCAACCGCAGCACGGCCGGATCGCAGGCGTTGTAGAGGGCTGCGACCTCCTTGTTGCTGCGATCGACGGCCAGCGTGTATTGAATCAGGTCGTTGGTGCCGATGCTGATGAAATCGACCTCCTGCACGAACTGGTCGATCATCATGGCGGCCGCCGGAGTTTCGACCATCATCCCGACTGGAATCTCGCGGTTGAAGGGAATCTGCCCCTCTTCGAGGTCTTCCATCACGTCGGAGAGCACCATCTTCGCGCTGCGCAATTCCTGGATCGTGGTGATGAGCGGAAACATGACGTGCAGATCGCCGAGAACGCTCGCTCGCAGGACAGCCCGCAATTGCGTGCGGAACAAGGGAATATTTCGCAGCGAGAGGCGAATGCTCCGCAGGCCGAGGAACGGGTTGCGTTCTTCATCTGCGCCGGGGATCGTCGTCAGCTTGTCTGCGCCGAGGTCGAGCGTGCGAATGACGACGGGCCGCTGGCCCATGGCCTGAATCACGTGCGAGTATGCCTGATAATGATCTTCCTCGGTCGGCTCGGTGTCGGAAGTGAGATAGAGGAATTCCGTGCGATAGAGGCCGATGCCGTCGGCGCCGCGATCGACGCAGTGGGCGACCTCGTGCGGAAACTCGATGTTGCCCAAGAGCCGAATCCGCACGCCGTCGGCCGTTTCAGCAGGCAGGTCGCGCAGCGAGCCGAGTTGGAGTGCGGCGCTCCGGAGCTGCTCGGCCTGCTGACGATATTGAGCGACGGTTTCGGCATCGGGTTGTAGAATCACCACGCCTTGATCGCCGTCGATGATCACCAGATCGCCGCCGCCGACGTCGGACAGAAACGGCCCGGTGCCGACCACCGCCGGCAATTCGAGCGCCTCGGCGACGATGGCCGTATGGCTGCCGGGTCCGCCGACTTCCGTGACGAATCCGCGGACGAAATTGCGATCCAGATTCGCCGTTTCGCTCGGCGTCAGATTGTGGGCGAGGATGACGACGGGAGAGGTGAGCTGCGACAGCTCCTCGCGACGGCGGCCCAGGAGATTTCGCAGCAGCCGCTTCTCGATATCGAAGATATCGCCGGCGCGATCGGCCAGAAAACTGCTTTGGAGCGTCTGAAAGACCTTGGCATAGCGGCGAAGCGTGCGGCTGACGGCATACTCGGGAGAGTAATGCCGATCGCGGATCATCGCGTCCAGCTCGCCGCGCAGCTTGGGATCGCGGAGCATCTGCAAATGCGCGTCGAAGATGGCGGCGTATTGGCTGCCGAGTTCGCGCGCGATGGCGTCGCGGTTGCTTTCGATCTCGGCGCCGGCGGCGACGATCGCCTTGTCAAGCCGTTCCAGCTCGTCGACGACCGCGTCGCGCGCGACAAACCGCCGAGGAATCCGAAATCCCTCGGTGTCCATCACCAATGCTTCGCCGATCGCCACGCCGGGCGAAACGGCAATCCCTTGTAATCGCTGCATCGGATGTTCGCTTCATGCGCCGTCCGAGCGCCCGAGCGCGGCGGCGTCGCTCGAAGGCGATTCACCGACCGCGCGAGCCGCGTTGGCAAGCGCTTCCGCCGGCCCACGGTGGGGCCGGGCAATTCGGACCCGGCAGATCGCTTCCGGCCGCTTCTGGCGGCTCGCGAGGCGAATCGCCGGCCGGCGTTGCGCCGCGCGAGACGTTTGTCGCACGTCGCGCGGCCACGACCGTCACGGGTCCCTAGGTGTTTTCTTCTTCCCCATCGGCAAACTTGCTGGCGAACAATTCGGCCAGCGCTTCGAGGGCCGCCTCCGCGTCGGGCCCGGCGGCCTCGATGATCAGGTTCGTGCCCGGCTCGGCGCCCAGGGTGAGAATCTCCAGGATGCTCTTGCCGTCCACCCTCTCATTGCCTTTGACCAACTCGATTCTTGACTCGTACTGATTGGCGAGCTTCATGATGAGATTGGCGGGACGCGCGTGCAGCCCTTGGCTGTTAGCGACCACGACCGCCCGCGTCAATTTCACGTCGCTCATTGCTGGCGATTACGAAAAATGATTGTTGTCTGCTTCATCCAATAATTGGCGAATATCGGAGGTTGTCTTGGCCTGCTTGAGGAACTTGCAGAACGTTTCATCCCGCAACTGCCGCGAGATATTCTCCAGGGCCCGCAAGTGATCGCCCGGCCGGTCGGGCGGAGAGATGAGCAGGAAAAACAATTGCACCTTCTCTCCGTCCAAGCTGTCGAAATCGACCCCTTCCTGGCTGACCCCGACGGTCCCTACGAGGCGCTCGACGCTGGGATGCTTGGTATGAGGGACGGCCACGCCGCGACCGATCCCCGTGCTTCCCAGTTCCTCGCGTTTCATGACGGCCTTGACGATACCGTCGATTTCTCCGGCCCGCAGTTTTCCCGCTTCCAAAAGGGCTTGGGTCAACTCGCGGATGACGCCTGGTTTATCGTCGGCCCCTAAACCGGGCCGAATCGCCTCGTAACTAACAAAGTCGGCAAACTTCATGGTTTAATGTCCTTTCTCACACACCACATCGCACCCGATGGACACGATCCACATCGGAAGCGCCCGTCGGCTCAAAGCCAGGCGTGCCGTTTCACTCGCCCACGATCGCCCCCTGTTGTCGGGCACCGTGAGCCCGATGCCCTCGCGTGACTTTCTCTTTGTATTTGCGGAGTTGATGTTCGATCTTTTGCACGGCGCCGTTGATCGATCGCCACAGATCGCCGGCTCGTTCGGTGGCCACGAAATCGTGCTTGTGCTCGGCCGAGACTCGCAAATCCACCGCGGGGGATTCCTGGAACTCCAAATCCACGGTGACGTCTATGGCACTCAATCGCTCGAAGTATCGCGATAGCCGGGAGACCTTCGCCGTGATCTTCGACCGAGTTGCATCGCTAAGGTATCCATGCCGCGTCGAAATGTTGATCACCACCGGGCAAACTCCTTTTGGGCCTGTACGAACGACCTCCGCAAAAGCCGGCCCGATCTCCCAAGCGCCGCGATGCGCCAGGTTGATGCCGGTCAAGCCCGTTATTCTAGCGATCGGCCAGCCCGTTCACAAATCCAAAGCTGTGGGCTATTGGGCAGGTTTTTCCGCCGATTCGAGAGAAGGCGATCGACGGCCGAGCGATCGGGCCTTACGGATTCCCGGGCACCGGGGGCGGCGGAGCCGTTTTGCTCGGCGCCGGCTCGACTGCCGCGGGTTTCACGGCGTTAGGCGCCTTGGGCCCGAGCAATCCTTCTTTGAGCTGATCTCTCCAGCGGCGCACGGCGGCCTGACGATTCGTGGTCGTCGCCTCTGGATAGTATTCCTTCGTCTTGCCCGAGAGCGTCCGCAGGTCGTAGAAGCTGAGCACGCGGAAATCCAGATTGTCGTAGTCGAGATACTCGACGAGCTTATTGGCGGCGCCGACGGTCAGATCGTCTTTACTGTATCCCCAAAGCATTCGATACAACTCAGTTCCATCCTTGCCGCGCTGCTCTTCAAACATCGCGCGCACT
This region includes:
- a CDS encoding TIGR03936 family radical SAM-associated protein, encoding MPTDETQMTNTDLRSQSASACAPSNPESRAPSPVLIRQRVRIRFTKQGDLRWLSHRDLMRTWERLFRRAAVPLGMTEGFHPKPRMNFPSALAVGIAGDDEMLEVELSEAWAAERLQDAIAAHAPPGLEVTHVEVMPPGSKKAQAVRVAFEAQVPEPRRAAAAERIAAFLSMASCEIGRAGRSAPLDLRPLVEELSLVDGTLKMRLRVDREGSARPREVLAAVGLEDLELEGCPLTRTEVEIC
- a CDS encoding HPr family phosphocarrier protein, which translates into the protein MSDVKLTRAVVVANSQGLHARPANLIMKLANQYESRIELVKGNERVDGKSILEILTLGAEPGTNLIIEAAGPDAEAALEALAELFASKFADGEEENT
- the raiA gene encoding ribosome-associated translation inhibitor RaiA gives rise to the protein MVINISTRHGYLSDATRSKITAKVSRLSRYFERLSAIDVTVDLEFQESPAVDLRVSAEHKHDFVATERAGDLWRSINGAVQKIEHQLRKYKEKVTRGHRAHGARQQGAIVGE
- a CDS encoding PTS sugar transporter subunit IIA: MKFADFVSYEAIRPGLGADDKPGVIRELTQALLEAGKLRAGEIDGIVKAVMKREELGSTGIGRGVAVPHTKHPSVERLVGTVGVSQEGVDFDSLDGEKVQLFFLLISPPDRPGDHLRALENISRQLRDETFCKFLKQAKTTSDIRQLLDEADNNHFS
- the ptsP gene encoding phosphoenolpyruvate--protein phosphotransferase, which gives rise to MQRLQGIAVSPGVAIGEALVMDTEGFRIPRRFVARDAVVDELERLDKAIVAAGAEIESNRDAIARELGSQYAAIFDAHLQMLRDPKLRGELDAMIRDRHYSPEYAVSRTLRRYAKVFQTLQSSFLADRAGDIFDIEKRLLRNLLGRRREELSQLTSPVVILAHNLTPSETANLDRNFVRGFVTEVGGPGSHTAIVAEALELPAVVGTGPFLSDVGGGDLVIIDGDQGVVILQPDAETVAQYRQQAEQLRSAALQLGSLRDLPAETADGVRIRLLGNIEFPHEVAHCVDRGADGIGLYRTEFLYLTSDTEPTEEDHYQAYSHVIQAMGQRPVVIRTLDLGADKLTTIPGADEERNPFLGLRSIRLSLRNIPLFRTQLRAVLRASVLGDLHVMFPLITTIQELRSAKMVLSDVMEDLEEGQIPFNREIPVGMMVETPAAAMMIDQFVQEVDFISIGTNDLIQYTLAVDRSNKEVAALYNACDPAVLRLIAMSIKAADQAKIAANMCGQMSGSTTYTQLLIGLGLRQFSVAPAAIPEIKQVCRKVNVDQCRQIAERAMSMESARTIKSYLREELKKAVPDAAA